The genomic stretch CGTTCTTCCTCACGCGCAGCCACGACCTCGTGCCCATGGCCATGGTCCAGAACCTGCGGCACAACAAGATCCTGCACTCGGACGTGTTCTTCCTGAACATCCGCACGGAGGAGATTCCCAGGGTTCCCAATTTCGAGAAGATCGAAGCGGAAAAGCTGGGCGCGGGCATCCACCGCATCATCGCGCATTTCGGCTACATGGAGGAACCGAAGATGTCCACCATCGCCTCCCTGTGCAAGGAGCAGGGCATCAACGTGGACCTGAAGGAGGCCAGCTTCTTCCTGGGGCGCGAAAAGCTCGCCGTCGGGAAGAAGCCGCTCATGGGCCGGCTGCGCGCCCAGCTCTTCCTTTTCCTCTCGCGCAACGCCATGGACGCCGCCGGGTTCTTCGACATTCCCTCGGACCAGGTCATCGAGGTGGGCGCGCAGCTCGAACTGTAGCCCGCACCTTGCAACGCCAATGGAAAAGGGCGGCCCTTCCGGGCCGCCCTTTGTTTTGAATATCGCAATGAATCCAGGAAGATTATTCTTCCTCGGCGTTTTTCTTGTGGGCCTTGATGACCTGTTCGGCCACGTTGGGCGGGCATTCCTCGTAATGGTCGAATTCCATGGCGAAGGTGCCCTGGCCCGCGGTCATGGAGTTCAGGTCCGGGGCGTACTTGAGCACTTCCGACATGGGCACGTGGGCGCGGATTTCCGTCAGGCCCGCGTTGGAGTCGGAGCCGAGCACCTTGCCCCGGCGGCCGGAGAGGTCGCCGATGACGTCGCCCATGTAGCTGTCGGGCACGGCCACGGTGACGAGCATGATGGGTTCGAGCAGCTTCACGCCGGCCTTTTCGCAGGCTTTCTTGTAGGCCAGGGAGCCCGCCACCTTGAAGGCCATCTCCGAGGAGTCGACCTTGTGGTAGGTGCCGTCGTAGAGGGTGGCCTTGAAGTCGATGAGCGGATATCCCGCGAGGTAGCCGCGCTGGGCCGCTTCCTGGATGCCCTTGTCCACGGCCGGGATGAACTGGTTGGGAATGGCGCCGCCCACGATGTTGTCCACGAATTCGTAGCCGCCGCCGGAGGGCAGGGGCTCCATGTGGATCCAGCAGTCGCCGAACTGGCCTCGGCCGCCGGACTGCTTCTTGTGGCGGCCCTGGATTTCCATGGCCTTGCCCTTGAGGGTTTCCCGGTAGGGCACCTTGGGGGTCTTGAGCACGATCTGGACCTTGGAGCGGCGCTTGGCCTTTTCCGCGGAGACCTCGATGTGGTTCTGGCCCATGCCGGAAAGCAGGGTGTCGCCGGTTTCCTCGTCGCGGGCCATGGACAGGGTGATGTCCTCGTCGAGCAGCTTGTGCACGGCGGAGTAGACCTTGTCCTCGTCGCCCTTTTCCGCGGGGGCCAGGGCGTAGGTGATCAGCTGCGGGGCGATTTCCGGCTTCTTCAGCTCGAACTGGCCCTTTTCGGGCACCAGGGTGTCGCCGGTGCGGGTATACTTGAGCTTGGTCAGGGTCACGATGCTGCCGGGGCCCATGGGCTCCTTGGTCTGGGCCTGGTCCTTGCCCTGCATCAGCAGGAGCTGGCCCACGCGTTCCTTTTCGCTGCGGTTGACGTTGAGCAGCGCGCTGTCCGGGGTCAGGGTGCCGGAAAGCACGCGCACCACGGAGAGCTGGCCCGCAAAGGGGTCGGCCAGGGTCTTGAAGACGAACATGGCCAGGGGCTCGTCGGGCGAGCTTTTGCGAACGGAATCGTCCGCGCCGATCCAGTCGGCGTGGTCCAGGGGCGAGGGCATCAGATCCTGGATGGTGTTCAGGAGCATTTCCGCGCCCTTGTTTTCCAGGGCGGAACCCACGACAACGGGAACGAGGTCGCCGGAGAGCACGCCCGCCTTGAGGCCCTGGATGACCTCGTCCGGGGTCAGCTCGCCTTCCTCGAAGTACTTCTCCATCAGGGCTTCGTCGGATTCGGCCACGTTTTCGATCATGGCCTCGCGCATGGCTTCGATGTCGTCGGCCATGTCCGCGGGAATGTCCGCCTTGGCCGCGCCGCCCTGGTCGTCGAACATGAGGGCCGTGTTGCCCAGCAGGTCCACGACGCCTTTGAAGTTCTCCTTGGAGCCGATGGGGTGGTAGAGCAGCACGGGCTTGATGCCGAGCATGTCGCTCAGCCCGGCGAAGGCCATGTCGAAGTCGGCGCGGTCCCGGTCGATCTTGTTGATGAAGACCATGGCCGGCAGACCGGCTTTCTTGACTTCGCTCCAGACCTTGCGGGTGTGCGGCTTCACGCCGTCCACCGCGTCGATCACGAGTACGGCGCTGTCCGCGCCTGCAAGAATGTAGCTGAGGTCGCCGCTGAAGTTGGCGTCGCCCGCCGCGTCGATGAGAAAATGCTGGTTCTTGTTCCATTTGTAGTTGGCGAAGCCGGGCTGGATGGAGCCGCGGCGTTTCACTTCCTCGGGCTCGTAATCCAGGGAGGTGGTTCCCTCCTCGATTTTACCCAGCCGGTTGATGACTCCGGTCTTGAACAGGAGCATTTCGGCTACGGAGGTCTTGCCGCAGCCGCCATGCCCAACCAATGCGTACGTTCTCTGGCTTTTCAATGCGTCAGACATTCCCAACTCCATTCCACTCAGGTTTTGTCGAGCGAAGGCCCGAAAAATCGGCCCGCCGCGCACGAGCAGCAGTTTTTAAGGGTTTAGACCTATAGGAACAGCAGCCGCATCTTGTCAAGGGGGGACCGGGACTTGAGCGACTCTCTAAGGGCTTGAAGACAGAATAAAATTGGAGCGCATCCAGAAACCGCCCCAGGGCTTGTGAAAAAAAGCATAAGCGCAGAGGCGGGGTTCGTCTCAAAGTCAAGGCCCGGAAATGGGAAAATCATGACGCCTCCTTCCATTCGCTGGCTGTTGTGTTATGCTAAAAGGCAAACATCGGAGGTCAAAATGAATAATCGTACAAACAAAAATGGTTCCCTGGCCCTGGCGCTCGTGTTGGGGCTTCTGCTCGCGTTTTTCGCCTCTCCGGCCCTGGCCCAGATGGGCCCCGGCATGATGGGAGGAGGGCACGGCTACGGCTCGGGCAGCGGGCAAGGCTACGGACCGGGCTACGGCATGGGTCCGCAGGGCTGGGGCCAGCCCTACACGGCGGAACAGCAGACCGCCTACTGGAACATCGCCCGCAAGTATTCCCAGCAGCAGAGCGAGCTGAACTCGAAGCTCTGGCCGCTCCAGGCGGACCTGAACGCAGCTCTCGCGTCCGACAAGCCCGATGCGGCCAAGGCCCGGGAGATCGCAGATCAGCTCGGCGACCTCATGGGCGAGATGTACAAGCTGCGCATGGCGTTTTCCATCGATCTGCGCGAGGCCGGCCTGCCCGTCTACAACATGATGGGACCGGGCATGGGCTCCGGCATGATGGGCTACGGAGGCGGCTACGGCATGATGGGTCCGGGAATGATGGGTCCGGGAATGATGGGAGGCTGGCAGTGATCGGCCTTTCCGGCTTGGCGCTGCCTGCCGCGCAATACGGCGGGACAGGACCGGGGCAGGGCATGAACGGCTTCGGCACGGGCTGGGGAGGGCACATGTACATGCCTTTCGGCGGCCTGTTCATGATCGTGCTGCTGGTGGTGGGGGTGCTGCTGGTCTTCCTGTTCCTGCGCTCCGCCGCCCGCAAGACGCCGAGGTCCGAGTTCGAGACGCCGCTGGAGCTGCTCAAGGGGCGCTACGCGCGCGGCGAGATCGACCGCGAAGCCTATCTGGCCATCAAGAAAGACCTGGAAGAACGCGGCGAGGGCGATTGAATCGCCCTTTCCGGCAGTCCTGAACGAGGCCCCTTGGAAACGAGGGGCCTTTTCGTTTTCCGGCTGCGGACCGCAAAGAGGCCGCCCGCTCTGCCGATATGCCGGAACGCATTGCCACGGCGTGGGATTTGTGGTTTTCTGTGCGCAAAGAGGAGCCTGACATGCCGTTGCCGGACTACCACGAGCGGGCCGAACGAATGCAGCGCGGACTGGCCCGCGCCCTTGCCGCCGATCCCACGCTCTTGAACTTGCCGGGCCGCTCCCTGGCCTGCAAGGTCGATCCGCTCTACTACCTCGCGGTGCAGCCGCTGTTCGACGAGGCCCTGGAACGCTGGGCCGGGCTGATGCCGGGCAGCGCGCCCGACGTCCTGGTGCGGACCGGGGCCTACGTCACCCACCCGCCGGACCGGGAGCACGTCCTGACCCTCGGCGTCTCCTGGGGCGGCAGAACCATGCGCGTGCGCGCCAGCTTCGTGGACGCGGATTTCATAGACCGCGCCCTGCGGCTCTATGCCGGGGCCGCGCGCGGCCTGGAACTGTCGGACCTGCGCATCAGCTCCGAGGACCGGGAGCTGGTGGAAAAATTCTTCGAAAACAAGACCGCGCCCCGAAATCTGGCCTATGCCTGATTGCGGGGCGCGTCGGTCGGGCTTGGTCCCGCTTCCTCGCTAGTCGCCGCGTTCCGCGGTGAGCTGCTTCTCGATCATGATGTTCAGGATGGTGCGGTCCGTCTCGATCATGCCCTGGGTGGAGAGTTCGCCCACGTTGCGCATGGTCTGCTCGGACGAGCAGCCGATGATTCCGTCCGTGTCGGCCACGTCGACGCCCTGGAGCGCGAAGAGGGCGGACTGCACGGCGGACCCGGCTGCGGTGTTCAGCTTCAGGGCGCAGGCGGCCTTGGCCCCGTCGCAGATGACCCCGGCCAGGTCGGCCACGAGGTTCTTGATGGCGCCGGAAACATGCCTGGCGTCGCCGCCGAGCAGGTAGGCGACCCCGGCCGCGGCTCCGGCCCCGGCGGCCACGGAGCAGCCGCAGACGGCCGAGAGGCGGCCCGTGTGCGCCTTGACGTAGGCCGTGATCATGTGGCTGAGGGCCACGGCTTCGAGCATCTGCCGCTCGCTGATGTGGACATGGTCCGCCACGGCGCGGATGGGCAGGATCGCTGTCAGGCCGTGGTTGCCGCTGCCTGCCGAACTCATGGCCGGAAGGTTCACCCCGGCCATGCGCGCGTCCGCCGCCGCCGAGGTAAGGATGCGCGCCGAGAGGATCATGTCCCGCTCCATGAGGCCCTGGCGGGCCATGCGGTCCAGAGCCTTGCCGATGCCGAGTCCGGAACCGTGCTTGAGGCCGTGGGCCGCGAGCAGCTCGTTGCGCTTGACTCCTTCCATGAGAAACGCCAGATCGTCGTCGTCCAGGTCGTCGGTCAGGGCGATGATTTCGTCCAGGCTGCGGGCCATGAGCCATTCTTCCAGCGCGGCCACGCCGCTCTTGCCGTCCGCCGCGCGCGGGGCGAGCAGGGCGTGTCGGGCGAGGTCCGTTCCGTCCAGGCGCAGGGCCGTGATGTTGTCGTGCAGCCCTTCGATTTCGGCCTCGGCCGCGCGGTCCCCGGCCTGCACCCGCGCGCGGATGAACAGCCCCTGGCGCTCGCGCAGCAGATGCACGGACACCTTCTTCGCGCCCTTGGCGGCCAGGGCGGCCTTGCGGGCCGCCTCCGGGATGGAGCCGAGCACCTGGAGCCTGAGGCCGGGGTCGCCGCCGAAGGCGCCCAGCGCGGCAGCCGTGTCCAGGCCCTTGAGGTCGGGCGCGCCGGGAATGGAGACGGCCAGTCCGTTCTTGTAGACGTTGGGATCCGTCCAGACCTCCACGGCGTCCACGCGGCGCACGTCGGCGTCGTCGAGCAGCGAGGCCGCGGCCGCCGCGGCGAGCGCCACGGCCACCGGCTCGGTGCAGCCCAGGGCCGGAGCCACTTCCAAACGCAGGATGTCCTTGACGGTAAAGCTCATGCGCGCTCTCCGGGGATCATTGCTGCTTGGTCTGGCTGTTCGGGCAGGAATCCGAGAGGAAGCAGATGGGGCAGCCGCCCTTGTAGGGCATGTGGGTGAAGACCGCGAACTGGTGGTCCAGGGTGCCTTCGGGGTTCCAGGAAAGTCCCAGGGACTCGAAGGCGTCCTGCACGGCGGGACCGGGCTTGGGCAGCGGGGCGCACTGGCCCTGGTCCAGCTCCGGGATGAGGTGTCGCGCCGCGATCATGACCATGGTGATGGCCAGGTTATGGAAGCTCATGCCCGCTGTGGGCGAGTCCTGCCAGATGCCCTCGATCTCGCTGTCCACGTCCTTGTCCAGCCAGAGCAGCAGGTAGGCGTTGTTGCCCTTGGCGTTGGTCAGCTTGCGCGCGTTGAGATGGCTCTTCCACTTTTCCCAGCGCTCTCCCAGCTCGTCCATGAGATCCTGGTCCATGCGGGTTTCTTTGCTGATTTCGGAATAGATCCAGATGTCGAATTCCGGATTCACTTCGACGTTCTCTATCTTCAACTCGCTCACGTGCGTGTCCTCCGATGATGTTTGATGGTCCCATACCCGCTTTCCCCGCGCGGCTCAAGCCGCCTTTTCCGGCGCAGGCGGTTCACAGCTCCGCGTTTTCCTGATAGTTTCAAGGCGTAATTCGCGCAGAGCGCTTTCGGACACCTCAACGAACCGAAGATGATCATGCCGAACCGATTCCTGCATTCGCTGCTCGCCCTGCCGCAAAAGAACCGCGAGGTGGCCAACCTGCTGCTGGCCATTCTCATCGGCGGCCTGGCCGGGTATGGGGCGCTCTTTTTCCGCTACGTGCTCATGTCCACGCAGTGGCTGTTCTATCAGCACA from Paucidesulfovibrio longus DSM 6739 encodes the following:
- a CDS encoding elongation factor G — protein: MSDALKSQRTYALVGHGGCGKTSVAEMLLFKTGVINRLGKIEEGTTSLDYEPEEVKRRGSIQPGFANYKWNKNQHFLIDAAGDANFSGDLSYILAGADSAVLVIDAVDGVKPHTRKVWSEVKKAGLPAMVFINKIDRDRADFDMAFAGLSDMLGIKPVLLYHPIGSKENFKGVVDLLGNTALMFDDQGGAAKADIPADMADDIEAMREAMIENVAESDEALMEKYFEEGELTPDEVIQGLKAGVLSGDLVPVVVGSALENKGAEMLLNTIQDLMPSPLDHADWIGADDSVRKSSPDEPLAMFVFKTLADPFAGQLSVVRVLSGTLTPDSALLNVNRSEKERVGQLLLMQGKDQAQTKEPMGPGSIVTLTKLKYTRTGDTLVPEKGQFELKKPEIAPQLITYALAPAEKGDEDKVYSAVHKLLDEDITLSMARDEETGDTLLSGMGQNHIEVSAEKAKRRSKVQIVLKTPKVPYRETLKGKAMEIQGRHKKQSGGRGQFGDCWIHMEPLPSGGGYEFVDNIVGGAIPNQFIPAVDKGIQEAAQRGYLAGYPLIDFKATLYDGTYHKVDSSEMAFKVAGSLAYKKACEKAGVKLLEPIMLVTVAVPDSYMGDVIGDLSGRRGKVLGSDSNAGLTEIRAHVPMSEVLKYAPDLNSMTAGQGTFAMEFDHYEECPPNVAEQVIKAHKKNAEEE
- a CDS encoding L-cysteine desulfidase family protein, which produces MSFTVKDILRLEVAPALGCTEPVAVALAAAAAASLLDDADVRRVDAVEVWTDPNVYKNGLAVSIPGAPDLKGLDTAAALGAFGGDPGLRLQVLGSIPEAARKAALAAKGAKKVSVHLLRERQGLFIRARVQAGDRAAEAEIEGLHDNITALRLDGTDLARHALLAPRAADGKSGVAALEEWLMARSLDEIIALTDDLDDDDLAFLMEGVKRNELLAAHGLKHGSGLGIGKALDRMARQGLMERDMILSARILTSAAADARMAGVNLPAMSSAGSGNHGLTAILPIRAVADHVHISERQMLEAVALSHMITAYVKAHTGRLSAVCGCSVAAGAGAAAGVAYLLGGDARHVSGAIKNLVADLAGVICDGAKAACALKLNTAAGSAVQSALFALQGVDVADTDGIIGCSSEQTMRNVGELSTQGMIETDRTILNIMIEKQLTAERGD
- a CDS encoding SHOCT domain-containing protein, yielding MIGLSGLALPAAQYGGTGPGQGMNGFGTGWGGHMYMPFGGLFMIVLLVVGVLLVFLFLRSAARKTPRSEFETPLELLKGRYARGEIDREAYLAIKKDLEERGEGD
- a CDS encoding periplasmic heavy metal sensor, producing MNNRTNKNGSLALALVLGLLLAFFASPALAQMGPGMMGGGHGYGSGSGQGYGPGYGMGPQGWGQPYTAEQQTAYWNIARKYSQQQSELNSKLWPLQADLNAALASDKPDAAKAREIADQLGDLMGEMYKLRMAFSIDLREAGLPVYNMMGPGMGSGMMGYGGGYGMMGPGMMGPGMMGGWQ